The following proteins come from a genomic window of Nocardioides albertanoniae:
- a CDS encoding class I SAM-dependent methyltransferase has protein sequence MDIQPNDHVLEVGCGPGAGAELICSRLETGKMFAIDRSESGVDRTKRRCAKYLEAGRLTVRQIDLATLRVPVKRLTKVFAFNVNLFWVRDASAEIALLHERVLPGGTVNLFYEATQREQVPEIIEKASKALADGGFRVSIVDSKVPAAVGIIGKR, from the coding sequence ATGGACATTCAGCCGAATGACCACGTCCTCGAAGTCGGCTGTGGTCCAGGGGCTGGTGCCGAGCTGATCTGTAGCCGGCTGGAGACCGGAAAGATGTTCGCGATCGACCGCTCGGAATCGGGCGTCGATCGCACCAAGCGACGCTGCGCGAAATACCTGGAGGCTGGACGCCTCACGGTCCGCCAGATCGACCTCGCAACCTTGCGGGTCCCGGTCAAGCGGCTCACGAAGGTCTTCGCGTTCAACGTCAACCTCTTCTGGGTGCGCGACGCGTCCGCCGAGATCGCGCTCCTCCACGAGCGCGTCCTCCCCGGCGGCACGGTCAACCTCTTCTACGAGGCGACCCAGCGCGAGCAGGTCCCCGAGATCATCGAGAAGGCCAGCAAGGCCCTCGCCGACGGCGGATTCCGGGTGAGCATCGTGGACTCCAAGGTCCCCGCCGCCGTCGGCATCATCGGCAAGCGCTGA